Sequence from the Colletotrichum higginsianum IMI 349063 chromosome 6, whole genome shotgun sequence genome:
CCAATGCACACTTATCGCTGCCCAATCTTGAGTCGTCGCTTGAGGGCATCTCCCCGTGCAGAAAGAGCCAGGCATACCTCGCGAGCTGTGACCAAGGCCAGTTGCTGGCCGTTGAGTTGTCAAGTTGACAGTTTGCATGTGGCAATTGGCTCTTGTCAGCTATCTCGTGCCCCAAAATTCGAGGCGACCTTGGGACGGGGGTCCTGGGCATGACGAATTCAATAATGTCGTATAGAATGCTGCTGCTTCGTGTCTCGTGGCTTTTCGTCCATTAATTGGCCGTCTGAACCTCTGTTTCCTCCCTCCACATTCTCcgaagagaaaaaaagccTCTTGAGATTCATCAGCAACACACCCGGTGCTTGGACACGGCAAGCGACCTATGTGCGTATTTTTCGTTTCGTGTAACAACCTTCTCGACTCGTTCTTTCCGGCCGGCTCACCCAATTTTCGGCGAAGacaaaagggaaaagaaacacCGGCAACGGAGAATACTTGCAAAGAGGACGATTCAGCTTCAAGAACGAGCAGCAAAGCGAGGAGGTTGCAATTCAAACGCGCGCAAAGATGCCGGAATCGGTGTCGTATGACGCACAAAGGAGCCCATTAGCCATGCCGCCTCCGTCCGAGAACACGGCGTTGCTACCGAAGCCTCCGGCGTCCATCTCCAATGAACCCTACCCAATCTGGCAATGGTTGGCCGAGATTCGGCTCCTCGCCAAAGCCGCCGTTCCCGTCATCTTAGCGTATACGCTGCAGAACAGCCTGCAGACCCTCAGCGTGCTCATCGTCGGCAGATTGAGTCCCGAAGCTCTCGCCACTGCTGCCTTTAGTTATATGTTCGCCATGGCGACAGCCTGGCTCATAGCCCTGGGTGGAACAACGGCCCTTGACACGCTTGCATCGAGTAGTTTCACCGGATCTTCGAACAAGCACGACCTGGGTATCCTTCTGCAGAGGGGCATAATCGTCTTGTCGGCATTCTATATGGTGGTGGCAGTGCTATGGTGGTTTTCTGAGCCCGTGTTCCGAGCATTGGGCCAAGAAGAGTTTATCTGTGAGCAAAGCTCAACATTTCTGCGATGCCTGATCCCGGGTGGGCTGGGGTATGTGTGGTTTGAAGCGATGAAAAAGTACTTGCAGGCGCAGGGTAAGTCAACGTCCTCAAGCCCTGTGtgtcttctctctctctctccctttgAGAATAGACAAAGAAGTGGCAAGAGGGAAGAAGGCAGGAAACGAGAAGAAAGACCACGATGAAACTGACACGGGCTTGTGACAGCAATCTATCGTCCTGGGACCTACGTGCTGCTCATCACGTCGCCGCTGAATGCAGGGCTCAATTATCTTTTTATTCAcaccctcggcctcggcttgTACGGCGCTCCCATTGCCACAGGCATCTCGTACTGGATTTCGTTCCTACTGCTCGTGGCGTATGCCGTCTTCATCCGAGGCAAGGAGTGCTGGGGTGGCCTGGAGTTGCGAAAAGCTGTGAGAAATATTGGACCCTTCACCAAGTTGGCGATTTTAGGCGTCGTCCACGTCGGCACTGAGTGGTGGGCATTCGAAATTGTCGCCCTAGCCGCCGGAAGACTTGGTACAATTCCCTTGGCGGCGCAGTCAGTCATCATGACTGCGGACCAAGTCATCAACACCATCCCCTTTGGCCTCGGCGTGGCAGCGTCGGCAAGAATAGGAAACCTCCTGGGTGCGCAGCGACCGCGGGATGCCGCAGTAGCAGCACACTCGGCGGCGATCCTATCTGTGATCCTTGGAAGCGTCGTCCTGATCACTCTCATGGCAACCAAGGATGTATTTGGGAAAATattcaacgacgacgagggtgtAGTCCGGCTCGTGGGCAAGGTGATGCCATATGTTGCCTTGTTCCAGATAGCAGACGGCCTGAACGGATCGTGCGGCGGTGTGCTTCGAGGTATGGGCCGCCAGTGGGTCGGGGCTGTGGTGAATCTTATCAGCTACTACGGCGGAGCTCTGCCAGCCGGGATCTACCTCGCCTTCAACGGCTGGGGTCTCGCGGGGTTGTGGATTGGACAATGTGTTGCTCTGTATCTGGTCGGGGGGCTGGAATGGGTGATTGTTGGATTTAGCAAATGGGACAACGAGTGCCAGCGGGCTTTGGATCGACTGGATGACTCCAGCAGTGATGGAGAAGATGAGGCAGAGAGGGCCGCCGCCAATGGTGTTGTCTAGTGAAGAAACAATGTCAGAGACGGGCTCCTTTCTGGCCAAGACTGGGATGACGCGGTGGCCGGGCTGAGGAGATGGCGCGGGGTGGTTATGGTGAAGCAATTCTCCCCGAACAAGCAGCTGCGGTTCGGCGAAGAGCAGCTTTGTTGAGAAATGAGGCGTATAAGTGGTTAGGTAGATAGCCAGCAGCGTCAGGGAAAAGACTCGGTGTGGTAGAAGAAGCGATGAACAGTTGCTACTTGGCGAGTGGGTGGCGGCCCGCGAACGCAAATGCAGTCAATGTCTCGAAAATTGGTGGACTTTGGGCAACATGCTCTCAAGTGGCTACATAGGTAGGAAGGCAGCTACTGCATTTACTCTTTGTGCTCATTACACAGGCACTGTCATACATAATCATCTAGCAACGCAGTTTCCTTGGGGGGGGCTTTgtcctgatgctgctgtcGCCGTTGCTATcgccgttgctgttgctgttgctgttgcccTGCTCTAGGTATGCATTAGGTCCATGCAATGGCTCAGAATTGAAAAGCATGAGCAAACGGCGACATCCAGACTGTTAGACTTTCCCAGAACAGTTTGGCGGTTGTTTAGAGATGAGGGAGCACTAACAAACCTTGCACTGCTCAAGTAGCACTCGTAATAGCGACGTGAAGCCTTTCCATTGAGTGCGGGGCCTTTGTGTCACTGCCCCGCCATCCGACCCCACTTTAACAGCAGAAGGTCTCTAGGCATTGGAGGAAAGTCACGATGATGGCATGGCGTGCGTGCCTGGTCGAAGATGCGACATAAGGGCCATTCCTAGGCAAAGATCAGTCGAGGACGTCTCTCGAGGTACTCCTCAATTCAAAGACCATCCTCTATATATTCTCTTCCGCAAGCCGTCTAAAGAACCAACAGGTCTCGGGACAACGTGGTGCACTACCTAGTTCCATCCGTCACCAACTCAATACAACAACAGATCGTCAAGCATCATGGCCCCCATCGGAGTAGCAATTGTTGGCGGTGGCATCTTTGCCAAGGAGCAGCATCTGGTAGGAAACCCTACAGCTCCTCCATCGTCCGCCTACCAAGCTGTCCCCCTCGAGACCTTTCAAGCTCACTGATATCAATTCCAATAGCCAGCCGTGGAAGCAAGCGACCAGCTCACACTTAAGGCCATCTACTCGCGGTCCCATAAGTCCGCCGAGGACACGGCGAAGCTCGTCACCAAGTCCACTTCACCCGACCTGTACTCGGACGATTCGGGCGATGGCAAGTCGTTCAAGGATCTCCTGGCCCGCAACGACATCCAGGCCCTCATCCTGGCTCTGCCCATCGTCAACCAGCCCGAGTACATTGAGCAAGCACTCGCTGCCGGGAAGCACGTCctggccgagaagcccatcgccgccgatgtcTCCCGAGCTCAGAAGCTGATCGAGTACTACAACAAGGTCTCCGCCGAACAGGGCGTCACCTTTGCGGTTGCTGAGAACTACCGTTTCCAGCCCCGCTATACAACTGCGCGGGATGAAGTGCAGAAGTTGGGCAAAATCATCGGCTTCAATGTGagggttttctttttcgtGCAGTTGGGCGGCAAGTACATTGAGACGGCGTGGCGCAAGAAGCCAGACTACCAGGGTGGGTTTCTTCTCGATGGTGGCGTCCACTTCGCCG
This genomic interval carries:
- a CDS encoding Oxidoreductase produces the protein MAPIGVAIVGGGIFAKEQHLPAVEASDQLTLKAIYSRSHKSAEDTAKLVTKSTSPDLYSDDSGDGKSFKDLLARNDIQALILALPIVNQPEYIEQALAAGKHVLAEKPIAADVSRAQKLIEYYNKVSAEQGVTFAVAENYRFQPRYTTARDEVQKLGKIIGFNVRVFFFVQLGGKYIETAWRKKPDYQGGFLLDGGVHFAAALRLLLGKEAAPDSVAAFSDLTQKHLPPIDTINAIVRTRSGATGSFAVSVGSPLSAFDFHVAGEKGSVTLSSHDLTVKPFDGEARTAQFEQTSGVKEEVKAWAEGLVAGKPNPLQSPEEALADLEFLEKIFKSGEQDGATQKLQLQL
- a CDS encoding MATE efflux family protein, which produces MPESVSYDAQRSPLAMPPPSENTALLPKPPASISNEPYPIWQWLAEIRLLAKAAVPVILAYTLQNSLQTLSVLIVGRLSPEALATAAFSYMFAMATAWLIALGGTTALDTLASSSFTGSSNKHDLGILLQRGIIVLSAFYMVVAVLWWFSEPVFRALGQEEFICEQSSTFLRCLIPGGLGYVWFEAMKKYLQAQAIYRPGTYVLLITSPLNAGLNYLFIHTLGLGLYGAPIATGISYWISFLLLVAYAVFIRGKECWGGLELRKAVRNIGPFTKLAILGVVHVGTEWWAFEIVALAAGRLGTIPLAAQSVIMTADQVINTIPFGLGVAASARIGNLLGAQRPRDAAVAAHSAAILSVILGSVVLITLMATKDVFGKIFNDDEGVVRLVGKVMPYVALFQIADGLNGSCGGVLRGMGRQWVGAVVNLISYYGGALPAGIYLAFNGWGLAGLWIGQCVALYLVGGLEWVIVGFSKWDNECQRALDRLDDSSSDGEDEAERAAANGVV